The Candidatus Delongbacteria bacterium genome contains a region encoding:
- a CDS encoding GPW/gp25 family protein: CPDGRHDGAGGHPMSTFLARDIAFAADGDLLVAPTGDLQIAHDEDVLRQDILDRLATLPGELPAHPTWGCRIKSLLGAPDTPRTRMLAKRYLREALEDEPRVEDASILVQQVGFTAEEKVFRIRFSLAGQDRLQELVWGLGLKGPFVVRQGEIQA, translated from the coding sequence GTGCCCAGACGGGCGCCACGACGGGGCCGGGGGCCATCCTATGAGCACGTTCCTAGCCCGCGACATCGCCTTTGCGGCGGACGGCGACCTCCTGGTGGCGCCAACGGGCGACCTGCAGATCGCGCATGACGAGGACGTGCTGCGTCAGGACATCCTCGACCGCCTGGCCACGCTGCCGGGCGAGCTGCCGGCCCATCCTACCTGGGGCTGCCGCATCAAGAGCCTCCTGGGTGCGCCCGACACGCCCAGGACACGCATGCTGGCCAAGCGCTACCTGCGCGAGGCGCTGGAGGACGAACCGCGCGTCGAGGACGCGAGCATCCTCGTGCAGCAGGTCGGCTTCACGGCCGAGGAGAAGGTCTTCCGCATCCGCTTCTCCCTGGCCGGGCAGGACCGGCTGCAAGAGCTGGTGTGGGGCCTAGGCCTGAAGGGACCCTTCGTGGTCCGCCAGGGGGAGATCCAGGCATGA